The genomic DNA CAGCAGCGGCGTGCCGGTGAAGGCCACGCAGGCCGCGCGCGGCAATGCCTTCTTCATGCGCTCGTGCGTTTCGCCGCCATGGCTGCGATGGCCTTCGTCCACCAGCACGATGATGTCGGCAGCGTCGTTGCGGCACTCGGCCAGCTTCGACGCCGTGTTGAACTTCTGGACCAGCGCGAAGCTGATGCGCTCGGTGCCCTGCCCGATGCGCCGCGCCAGGTCGCGTCCCGTGACGGCCTTGCTGCGCTCGCCTTCCTTCTGCGTCGCGACGGTCGAACCGAAGGCGCCGCTGGTCACGAAGTTGCGCGCCAGCTGCTGTTCGAGATCGAGTCGGTCGGTGACCACGATCACGCGGCAGGCCTTCAGTTCTTCGTGCAGCAACAGCGCCTTGGAGAGAAAGACCATGGTGAAGCTCTTGCCCGAACCCGTGGTGTGCCAGATCACGCCGCCTTCGCGCGCACCGCCGGGCCGCAAGGAAGCGAGCCGCTCGAGCAGCGAACGCACGCCGAAGAACTGCGGGTGGCGTGCGACGATCTTGCCCACGTGGCGGTCGAACAGAATGAAGCCGCGCAACAGTTCGAGCAGCCGCGACGGCGTGAGCAGGCTCACCAGCAATCGGTCCTGCGCGTTGGGCGGCATGGGCAGCGACCAGAGCGACTCGAACCACTCGCGCAAGGCCACGGGCTTTCCTTCGAACAGGGCGGCATGCGTGGCCGCGGACAGCGGCGCGTTCTTGAGCGCACGCACCTGCGCGTCGTCGAATTCCTCTTCCTTGTTCCAGCGCGCCCAGAACTTGGCCGGCGTGCGCGTGGTGCCGTAGCGGCCCTCGGTCTGGCTGATCGACAGCAGCAGTTGCGCATAGGCAAACAGATGCGGCACCTCGTCGTCGCGCTGGTTGCGCAGATGCTGGCTGATGCCTTCGAGCATCATCGCATCGCCGCTGCGCCGCGGACCGTGGGGCTGCTTGGCCTCGATCACCACCAGCGGGATGCCGTTGACGTAGCCGACGATGTCGGGCGCGCGATGGTGCGTGCCCTGGCTGGACAGCACGCGCAGTTCTTCGGTGATGTCGAAGCGATTGCGCGTGGCGTCGGCCCAGTCGATGATCGGCACCGTGGGCTGATGCTTCTTGCCGTCGGGCATGAACTCGGTGACCGTGATGCCGAACGCGAGCCTGGCGTAGAGGCGCTCATTGGCCGCCAGCAAGCCATCGCCCAGGCCGAGCGTGGACAACTCGCGCAGGATCTGTTCGATGGCGCTCGGGGACAGCGGATACGACTTGCCCTTGTAGTCGAAGCGGCGCGTGTGCAGGACTTCGACCAGGCGCGGCCTGATCAGCACTTCGCGCGTGCCGTCTCGCATCGCGAGGCACTCGGCCGCACTCAGGTAGCGCCACCCCAGGTTGCAGAGCATGTGCAGCGCTGAAATCCGGGCGCTGCATTGCTCGTGGGCGGGCGGCATTGCGCTCATGCTGCGTCCATGGGTTCTTTGTGTCTTACGGAAACGCGGCGCGTTCCAGTCAGCAGATCCGCCATCAGTGCGTTCTTCTCGGCATGAAGCTTGTCGATCAAGCGCTCGGTATTGACGAGTGCGCGATCCCAGGTCGCAAGAATTCTTGCGATCCGGCGCTGTTCGGGCAGCGGCGGAAAAGCAAAGGGAAGGTCCTTCAGAAGCTGGGTGTCGAGGCGTCCAGTTCCATGGCCAGCCGTGTCGACCATCTGCAGGATCTCGCGCTTGTTCGCGAGCAATTGGTACGCAAGAAACGACGCGTCCAGATCCGATGCGGGAATCAGCGCTTTGACATCCTGGTTGAAGGCCATCTCCCGTTCTGCGATGCAAACGGGCAGGTCTTTGAACAAGGTCATCCCACGCGTCAGAACCAGGACGGATTGTGCCGGCGCCACGGCTGCGACAGCCTTGCCCAGTTCGCTGATGCGACGCGCAGTGCTGTCGATTCGAAGCGCTTTCATGTCTCGCGCGGTCACCCATGGAAACTCGCCGGACCAGAATGCTGCGTTGTTCAGGCTCGGCGTGCTGCCCGACATGAA from Variovorax sp. PBL-E5 includes the following:
- a CDS encoding restriction endonuclease subunit S; protein product: MKDRRSNSKGRDTLPTTKGQAALPVGWQCKPLGECAGFMSGSTPSLNNAAFWSGEFPWVTARDMKALRIDSTARRISELGKAVAAVAPAQSVLVLTRGMTLFKDLPVCIAEREMAFNQDVKALIPASDLDASFLAYQLLANKREILQMVDTAGHGTGRLDTQLLKDLPFAFPPLPEQRRIARILATWDRALVNTERLIDKLHAEKNALMADLLTGTRRVSVRHKEPMDAA